In Leptodesmis sichuanensis A121, the following are encoded in one genomic region:
- a CDS encoding PrsW family intramembrane metalloprotease produces MSLNDTARILYGSPLAKPRVAKFAIALLLVLVLISSYTLFTSFQERVTSPEGLRVLGIAFLWSTVFSLGTIAILWFLDRREPESRWLYVLAFLWGAFIATGVALPINNMIFSAVGAWIDSDPGLKAYLGANAVYKIAAPVAGPLVEELTKGAGILLLFLLLRSEFDNARDGFIYGALVGAGFNFLESVHYIVSEYAKWGYAPWILHIGGRHALFGFAGHALYTGIFGLFLGLSRQTTRKWWRYTAPVVGWLLGFSAHFSQNVGQLLDVWSKRAKGETIANVVPPPPSLALNGMPFWESWLAMSGVYFLHFLPYFLLVGFLLWRSGFWERRVIREELADEGEPVITPEEYEAVKRDRLFSTRRIPGYNRRTSAAIVKAQNELALRKWRVQQQGQDVATDTLVASWRNELMRLRSSVEPTVALDGTVLKP; encoded by the coding sequence CTCTCAATGACACCGCCAGAATTCTCTATGGCTCGCCGTTGGCCAAACCCCGTGTGGCGAAATTCGCGATCGCGCTGCTACTCGTCCTCGTGCTGATCAGTAGCTATACCCTGTTCACCTCATTTCAGGAAAGAGTGACCTCCCCAGAAGGACTGCGTGTACTAGGAATTGCCTTTCTGTGGTCAACGGTCTTTTCCCTGGGCACGATCGCCATTCTCTGGTTCCTGGATCGGCGCGAACCGGAGTCCCGCTGGCTCTATGTGCTGGCTTTTCTGTGGGGCGCATTCATTGCCACAGGAGTGGCACTACCGATTAACAATATGATCTTTTCAGCCGTGGGTGCTTGGATTGACTCGGATCCGGGACTAAAAGCCTATTTGGGTGCGAATGCAGTGTATAAAATTGCAGCACCAGTCGCCGGCCCATTGGTGGAAGAGTTGACCAAGGGAGCCGGAATCTTGCTGTTGTTCCTGTTGCTGCGATCGGAATTTGATAATGCACGGGATGGCTTTATCTACGGGGCGCTGGTGGGGGCTGGCTTCAACTTTCTTGAATCGGTGCATTACATCGTCAGTGAGTATGCCAAGTGGGGCTATGCGCCGTGGATCTTGCATATTGGCGGACGACACGCTCTATTTGGTTTTGCCGGACATGCGCTGTATACGGGCATCTTTGGGCTATTTTTGGGGCTATCTCGCCAGACTACGCGCAAATGGTGGCGTTATACTGCTCCAGTCGTGGGTTGGCTGTTAGGGTTCTCGGCGCATTTTTCACAAAATGTCGGTCAACTCCTTGATGTATGGTCTAAACGGGCAAAGGGAGAAACGATAGCGAATGTAGTTCCTCCTCCCCCAAGTCTGGCTTTGAATGGGATGCCATTTTGGGAAAGCTGGTTGGCGATGAGTGGGGTTTACTTCCTGCACTTTTTGCCCTATTTCCTGCTGGTAGGATTTTTGCTGTGGCGCAGTGGGTTCTGGGAGCGGCGGGTGATTCGCGAAGAGTTGGCAGATGAGGGTGAACCTGTGATTACTCCAGAGGAGTACGAGGCCGTTAAGCGCGATCGCCTGTTTAGCACCCGCCGGATTCCGGGCTACAATCGCCGGACTTCTGCCGCGATCGTCAAAGCGCAGAATGAATTGGCGTTACGTAAATGGCGCGTTCAGCAACAGGGACAGGATGTAGCAACTGATACCCTGGTAGCATCCTGGCGAAACGAGTTGATGCGACTGCGTAGCTCAGTTGAACCCACGGTAGCGTTGGATGGAACTGTGCTAAAACCATGA